A stretch of the Aegilops tauschii subsp. strangulata cultivar AL8/78 chromosome 4, Aet v6.0, whole genome shotgun sequence genome encodes the following:
- the LOC109750371 gene encoding AP2/ERF and B3 domain-containing protein Os01g0141000, which translates to MASSKPTNPEIDNDMECSSPESGAEDAVESSSPAPAPSSRFKGVVPQPNGRWGAQIYEKHSRVWLGTFADEEAAARAYDVAALRFRGRDAVTNHQLPLAAEGGSSSSTSELAFLADHSKAEIVDMLRKHTYADELRQGLRRGHGRAQPTPAWAREFLFEKAVTPSDVGKLNRLVVPKQHAEKHFPPTTAAATGSNGKGLLLNFEDGQGKVWRFRYSYWNSSQSYVLTKGWSRFVREKGLRAGDTVTFSRSAYVMNDTDEQLFIDYKQSNKNEEAADAAKNESGHAAVKLFGVDIGGGGMAGSSGG; encoded by the coding sequence ATGGCGTCTAGCAAGCCGACAAACCCCGAGATAGACAATGACATGGAGTGCTCCTCCCCGGAATCGGGGGCCGAGGACGCCGTGGagtcgtcgtcgccggcgccggcgccatcTTCGCGCTTCAAGGGCGTCGTGCCGCAGCCCAACGGGCGCTGGGGCGCGCAGATCTACGAGAAGCACTCGCGGGTGTGGCTTGGCACGTTCGCGGACGAGGAAGCCGCCGCGCGCGCCTACGACGTTGCCGCGCTCCGCTTCCGCGGCCGGGACGCCGTCACCAACCACCAGCTCCCGCTGGCGGCGGAGGGGGGCAGCTCGTCGTCCACGAGCGAGCTCGCCTTCCTCGCCGACCACTCCAAGGCCGAGATCGTCGACATGCTCCGCAAGCACACCTACGCCGACGAGCTCCGGCAGGGCCTGCGCCGCGGCCACGGGCGCGCGCAGCCCACGCCGGCGTGGGCGCGAGAGTTCCTCTTCGAGAAGGCCGTGACCCCGAGCGACGTCGGCAAGCTCAACCGCCTGGTGGTTCCAAAGCAGCACGCCGAGAAGCACTTCCCTccgacgacggcggcggccaCCGGAAGCAACGGCAAGGGCTTGCTGCTCAACTTCGAGGACGGCCAAGGGAAGGTGTGGCGGTTCCGGTACTCGTACTGGAACAGCAGCCAGAGCTACGTGCTCACCAAGGGCTGGAGCCGCTTTGTCCGGGAAAAGGGCCTCCGCGCCGGCGACACCGTGACGTTCTCCCGGTCGGCGTACGTGATGAATGACACGGATGAGCAGCTCTTCATCGACTACAAACAGAGTAACAAGAATGAGGAGGCGGCTGACGCGGCCAAGAATGAGTCCGGCCATGCCGCCGTCAAGCTCTTCGGCGTCGACATTGGCGGAGGTGGGATGGCGGGGTCATCAGGTGGGTGA